A window of Helicobacter pylori genomic DNA:
GCGCTGCAATTTTGAGCGTGGATAAAGCGTAGGGTTTGAAAAAATCTTTAAAATTTCATGTTTAAAATTTCGTATTCACTTCTTTTGATAATTTTTTCTAAACGCAACAGCATGATATTTGAAATGGTGCTGTTATACCCTTTATTTTTTAAAATACTAGTAGCTTGCGAATTATTTTTAATTTTTTCTTCTTTCTGGCATAAATAAAACGACCAATTCAAATGATAATCCTTATTAGCTTCTACAACGGCTTGCGCGGTTGTCCCGCTACCTGCAAAAAAATCTAAAATGACAGAATCTTTAGGGGTGGAGCATAACAATAAATATTTAATCAATTCTACAGGCTTTGGTGTCTTAAAAAGCCCTTTTAAGCCTAATTTTTCTAAATCTCTTGTACCTTGTCGGCTATAAAAATCCAACACACTCAAACAATTATCTTGCGATTCTTTTAAATAGTATTTTTCATAAGGGCGCTTATTCTTAAAAACAAGTCTGTTTTGATCATGCAATTCCTTAAGCTTTTCATCGCTGCTCCACCCTCTGCTTTTTAAGGGTTCTAAAAAAAGATTGATTTCTTCTATCGCTACACTGCGTGGGTTTGAAGGCGTGGATAAATCTTTAGCAAAATAAATTTCACCTTTTTCATCCACTAAATTATAATTTTTTAAAAAATTAAAATGTTCTTTTTGGGATAGCTCTTTGATTTGTTTTTTTAAGGCAAGTTGGGCTTGGGCTTGCCCTTTTTGTTTGAAAACGCTCTTAATCGTTCGCATTAAATCTTTTAATGGTTTATCATAAATGGGTAAAAGCGTTCGTAAGATTTTAAAGCCAGGAGTGCATGCTTTATTTTTGGCGTAGCTTAAAACATACTCATGGGTAATATTGATGTGTTTGGCGTTAGATCTTGTGGCTTGTTTAGTGATAAAAGTGCCTAAAAAATTGTGCACTCCAAAAATTTCATTGGCAATGATTTTGACTTCAGCCATTTTGTTGTCATCTATAGAAATAAAAAGACAACCGCTTTGTTTTAACACAGCCTTTGCTAAAACCAGATGTTCTTTAATCCATTTTTCGTAGTCAGCATGAGCGTCATCATATTCAAAATTAGAACTCTTGGTGTTATAAGGGGGATCTATATAGATGGTTTGGACACTTTCTTTTTCTATCCTTTTCAAACACTCCAAAGCTTCCATAATAAAAACTTTATGCAAGGGAGTTTCCCCAAGAAAAATGACCGCATTTAAGATTAAAAAGATTGATAAGCTCTTGTTCTTTTAAATCAATGGGTTTCATTTTGAAACCAAATTCTTTGATTAATTTACTGATGCCTATCGTTTGAGTTGAGCGCCTGCTTTCATTATGGCACTCTTTTACTTTTTGTTCTAAATACAATCCCATTTCAGGGTGCTTCCCATAAACAATGAATAAAAGATTAGAAATATTATTCCATACACCCACGGCTAAAGTTGTTTTAATATCGCAAAAAACCTTGGCTTTTTCTAAAGTAGTGTCATTAAAAGTCGCGCTCCAAGTTTTACTTTGAAAGGATACTTGTTTGATCTCTAAAAATTCATCGCTTGAACTTTTTTTAGCATCAAGACCATGCTTTTGGGTATTGATAAGATCATAGTCTAAATATAAAGCCACCATGCTGTCTCTCAACTCATTGAAAAATGAATCATTATCATGTTTATTGTATTGATTTTGAATTTTTTCAATTGGCTTTAACGCTTGATAGCTTTCTGTAATGAAATTTCTATCAATGGGTTCAAAGCACCCTTTATTAAAAAATCCTAAAGACTGATTCAAAAATTGCATGTCTAACCCTTTGAAATTCTGTCAATATTATTTTAGTGAAAGTATATTATTTATCAGCAATACTTTTAAGCAGAATGCCTTGTTTAAAATACCAGCCATTATAAAAGGGTTTTGTATTATAATTTGATTGATTTCTATAAAGGTGTTTGGATTGAGTTTAGCCGATACGATTTTAGAGCGTTTTAAAGATTTTATGAGAGAACAGCCTGAGCCTTACAAGTTTTTTCAAGTTTTTTACGCGCAAGAAAAAGAACGCTTTTTAAATAGCAAAATAAAAGCAAGGAAGAGGCTAGTGTTTTAGCCAGACAAGGCTTTGTGAGTGCTATGGGAAGAGCGTTGGAGAAAATCATAGAACTTTTATTAAAAGATTTTTGCATTAAAAACAATGTCAAAATGACGAACGATAAAATCTTAAGGGCTAAGAGCGTTAATAAAGAGCTGGATAAAGTCAAATGGGCTTTATGGGTGCATTTTGGGGAATATAGCGTTTTGCCCGATATTGTTCTGTATCAAATCAATAAGGATAATATCAAAATTCTAGCGGTTTTATCGGTAAAAAATTCGTTTAGGGAGCGTTTCACAGAAACGCCTTATTGGAAATTAAAACTTTTGCAATCGCCCATAACTTCTCATATTAAAGTCTTTATGATAACACCGGATAACGATGATGAAATCAGTTTTAAAGACAAGCCCAAAAAAGCCAGGATCGTTATGGAGCATGAATTAGATGGCATTTATTTAGCCAAAAGCGGTTTTGATGAAAGTTGTAAAATCAAGGGCATAGAGAATTTATTAGAAGATTTAAAAAGGCTTTTATGAAACCTTATTTCAGTTTGGATAAATTGCGTTTATACCATGGCGATGCGAGCGTTTTAGAGACTTTTGAAAAAGGTTTTTATGATTTATGCATCACTTCACCGCCCTATAATTTGAGTATTGAATATCAAGGGAGTAACGATTTTAGGGCTTATGATGAGTATTTGAATTGGTGCAAAAATTGGCTTAAAAATTGTTATTTTTGGGGTAAGGAGCAAGCGAGGTTGTGCTTGAATGTCCCTTTAGATACGAATAAACACGGCAAACAAAGTTTGGGGGCAGATATTACAGCGGTGGCTAAAGAATGCGGTTGGAAATACCAAAATACGATCATTTGGAATGAAAGCAACATTTCAAGACGCACCGCTTGGGGGAGTTGGCTGCAAGCTAGCGCGCCTTATGCTATCGCTCCTGTGGAATTAATCATTGTTTTTTATAAAAACGAATACAAACGAAAAAAACAAACTTCTACGATGAGTAGAGAGGAATTTTTACTCTACACGAACGGGCTTTGGAGTTTTAGCGGCGAATCCAAAAAACGCTTGAAACACCCAGCCCCATTCCCAAGGGAATTACCCAGTCGTTGCATCAAATTGTTTTCTTTTTTGGAAGACACGATTTTTGATCCTTTTAGCGGCTCTGGTACGACTATTTTAGAGGCCAACGCTTTAGGGCGTTTTAGCGTGGGGTTAGAAATTGAAAAAGAATATTGCGAGCTGTCTAAAAAGCGTATTGTGGAGAGTTTGTCATTGGTGTGAGCCTCTTAAAAGCCTTTGAGAGTGAAAATAGTGTAAAATAGTAAAAATTTTTACAACTCAAAAAGGATTGATAATGAATTTATTTGAAAAAATGACTGACCAATTGCATGAGACTTTAGACAGCGCGCTCGCTCTAGCCTTACACCACAAAAACGCTGAAGTAACGCCCTTACACATGCTTTCTGCAATGCTTAATAATTCCCAAGGCATTCTCGTTCAAGCCTTACAAAAAATGTCTGTGGATATTCCAGCTTTAAGGCTTAGCGTTCAAAGCGAATTAAATAAGTTTGCTAAAGTTT
This region includes:
- a CDS encoding DNA methyltransferase encodes the protein MHKVFIMEALECLKRIEKESVQTIYIDPPYNTKSSNFEYDDAHADYEKWIKEHLVLAKAVLKQSGCLFISIDDNKMAEVKIIANEIFGVHNFLGTFITKQATRSNAKHINITHEYVLSYAKNKACTPGFKILRTLLPIYDKPLKDLMRTIKSVFKQKGQAQAQLALKKQIKELSQKEHFNFLKNYNLVDEKGEIYFAKDLSTPSNPRSVAIEEINLFLEPLKSRGWSSDEKLKELHDQNRLVFKNKRPYEKYYLKESQDNCLSVLDFYSRQGTRDLEKLGLKGLFKTPKPVELIKYLLLCSTPKDSVILDFFAGSGTTAQAVVEANKDYHLNWSFYLCQKEEKIKNNSQATSILKNKGYNSTISNIMLLRLEKIIKRSEYEILNMKF
- a CDS encoding DNA-methyltransferase — translated: MKPYFSLDKLRLYHGDASVLETFEKGFYDLCITSPPYNLSIEYQGSNDFRAYDEYLNWCKNWLKNCYFWGKEQARLCLNVPLDTNKHGKQSLGADITAVAKECGWKYQNTIIWNESNISRRTAWGSWLQASAPYAIAPVELIIVFYKNEYKRKKQTSTMSREEFLLYTNGLWSFSGESKKRLKHPAPFPRELPSRCIKLFSFLEDTIFDPFSGSGTTILEANALGRFSVGLEIEKEYCELSKKRIVESLSLV